In a single window of the Planctomycetia bacterium genome:
- the yidC gene encoding membrane protein insertase YidC, producing the protein MDNQAKRTMIAFSLCLLIMVGWFKLMEVMYPPVKPSQGQTTTVPSAPSSDTGMAQIEDSASQPSEQVPSIASVPPASNAPAAQWAISSAADSATVALGDDDASEGNPYEMKVVITPRGAGVESVTLSRHRNHVAKDRKNPDDDPYVLLSPVVDPKTDRSVESFVLEHVKIRKNKDTTLGELDVSAAMWQVEKSPTETGQQAVLSTFITDEGRPAFRLSRVYELDKHAYHLAIRTQIENLTDQPRDLILTVRGPVGIKNDDPQREFRRIVSAIVDSDGKITDGQHALRSDVFKSDGGEKELLPGEGEHTLWTALGSKYFACIVCPLPSDKAKQAWSDALVKVTGKTLFDDPSAVDDLTFEQVLSTGTIAPGAKMMLAADAFCGPKSSKLWATMPQAAERHYDIAQHVDQSGFTFRIITVGMLWLLTKLYGVVGNYGIAIIILVVIVRTILHPITKRGQVNMMKMQKSMGSIKPKIEAIQQQYKNDKQKLNEETMKLYREEGVNPAGSILGCLPMFLQMPIWVALWTTLNTNVDMRHQPFFFWINDLSSPDALIPFNSSFHIPLLGAMTGPITGFNLLPIIMTITMYAQQKFMQKLTKPAVPAAPKLDEQGKPIADPMAQQQKMMNIMSIFFGFLFYNFPSGLNLYILSSNLLGMAEQYRIKKHIREKDERGDFELKKRPPDDGRTDDRGGSGGANGKPPGLLERLAKKAEEARQLQSSRRDAQTKKRKKQPRF; encoded by the coding sequence ATGGATAATCAGGCCAAAAGAACGATGATCGCCTTCAGCCTTTGCCTGCTCATCATGGTGGGCTGGTTCAAGCTGATGGAGGTGATGTACCCGCCGGTAAAGCCGTCGCAAGGCCAGACGACGACCGTACCGTCTGCGCCCTCATCCGATACCGGCATGGCGCAGATTGAAGATTCCGCGTCCCAGCCATCCGAGCAGGTGCCGAGTATCGCGAGTGTCCCGCCCGCTTCAAACGCGCCGGCCGCTCAGTGGGCTATCTCCTCCGCCGCGGACAGTGCGACCGTCGCGCTCGGCGATGACGATGCGTCAGAGGGCAATCCGTACGAGATGAAAGTGGTCATTACGCCGCGCGGCGCCGGCGTCGAATCGGTCACTCTTTCCCGGCATCGCAATCACGTCGCCAAGGATCGAAAGAATCCGGACGACGATCCATACGTGCTCCTCTCTCCCGTCGTTGATCCCAAGACCGATCGCAGCGTCGAGTCGTTTGTCCTTGAGCATGTCAAGATCAGAAAGAACAAGGACACGACGCTCGGCGAACTCGACGTATCGGCCGCCATGTGGCAGGTCGAGAAAAGCCCGACCGAGACCGGGCAGCAGGCCGTCCTGAGCACATTTATCACGGACGAGGGTCGTCCGGCGTTTCGTTTAAGCCGTGTCTATGAACTTGATAAGCATGCTTATCATCTGGCGATCCGGACCCAAATAGAAAACCTCACCGACCAGCCGCGGGATTTGATCCTCACCGTGCGCGGGCCCGTCGGCATTAAGAATGACGATCCGCAGCGCGAGTTTCGCCGCATCGTCTCGGCCATCGTCGATTCGGACGGGAAGATCACCGATGGCCAGCACGCCCTGCGATCCGACGTCTTCAAGAGCGATGGCGGCGAGAAGGAACTCCTGCCGGGTGAAGGTGAGCACACCCTCTGGACCGCCCTGGGCAGCAAGTACTTCGCATGCATCGTCTGTCCGCTGCCGTCTGACAAGGCGAAGCAGGCATGGTCCGACGCACTCGTGAAAGTGACCGGCAAGACCCTGTTCGATGATCCTTCAGCGGTAGACGATCTGACCTTTGAGCAGGTTCTCTCCACCGGCACCATTGCCCCTGGCGCGAAGATGATGCTTGCCGCCGACGCATTCTGCGGGCCGAAGAGCAGCAAGCTCTGGGCAACCATGCCCCAGGCCGCCGAGCGTCACTACGACATCGCCCAGCACGTCGATCAGTCGGGCTTCACCTTCCGCATCATCACCGTCGGAATGCTCTGGCTGCTGACAAAGCTCTACGGCGTCGTCGGCAACTATGGCATCGCCATCATCATCCTCGTCGTCATCGTGCGCACCATCCTGCACCCCATCACCAAGCGGGGTCAGGTCAACATGATGAAGATGCAGAAATCAATGGGGTCCATCAAGCCGAAGATCGAGGCGATCCAGCAGCAATACAAGAACGACAAGCAAAAGCTCAACGAAGAGACGATGAAGCTCTATCGCGAAGAGGGCGTGAACCCCGCCGGCAGTATCCTCGGCTGTCTGCCGATGTTCCTTCAGATGCCCATCTGGGTCGCCCTGTGGACGACGCTGAATACCAACGTCGACATGCGGCACCAGCCGTTCTTTTTCTGGATCAACGATCTGTCCTCGCCGGACGCCCTGATTCCTTTTAACTCCAGCTTTCACATTCCCCTGCTCGGCGCGATGACTGGTCCGATCACCGGGTTCAACCTGCTGCCGATCATCATGACCATCACCATGTACGCGCAGCAGAAGTTCATGCAGAAACTGACCAAGCCCGCCGTGCCGGCAGCCCCCAAGCTCGATGAGCAGGGAAAACCGATTGCCGACCCCATGGCCCAGCAGCAGAAGATGATGAACATCATGTCCATCTTCTTCGGCTTCCTCTTCTACAACTTCCCCAGCGGGCTCAACCTGTACATCCTCTCCTCAAACCTGCTGGGCATGGCCGAGCAGTATCGCATCAAGAAGCATATTCGTGAGAAGGATGAACGCGGCGATTTTGAATTGAAGAAGCGCCCGCCGGACGATGGTCGAACCGATGACCGCGGTGGTTCGGGCGGCGCCAATGGCAAGCCGCCGGGCCTGCTGGAGCGCCTGGCTAAGAAGGCCGAAGAAGCGCGTCAGCTCCAATCATCCCGCCGCGACGCGCAGACGAAGAAGCGCAAGAAGCAGCCCCGCTTCTGA
- the polA gene encoding DNA polymerase I, whose protein sequence is MPRKTLYLIDGHAQIYRAYYAPFRALTSPTGEQTRAVHVFLQMLLGLLRDRKPDYLAMTMDVADETVFRVDLDASYKGKREPPPEDLPPQIDRIVSILQAMKVPILRKERYEADDILATLCRKYAADFDIYLVSRDKDLDQLLGEHVFMFDPGKDRVIDVAAMIEEKGYGPDKAVEAQMLIGDSVDNIIGVPGVGPKKAADLLDKYGTVANIIARADELTPKLKENILAFRPRMEVVRQLVTLKDDVEFEFDLAAADVSRFDAAAATPILAELGMNRMIARVTTGESGDDAPAATPSSARSAAKKEEPPEDAGLFATVAESSGKYQLIDTEKALADLAAKLARLPAFAFDTETTGLVPAAADLCGISIAFEADHAYYIAVRGVGRLIPQDVAVRHLKPIFENERIKKCGQNLKYDIVVLKAAGIEVHGVDFDSMIASFILDPLRGSHGIDKLAEELLHYRKIKTHDLIGKGKHQTTFDQVPTNRTCEYACEDADIAWRLCKVLRGQMTDPTLTSLFTDLELPLVDVIARMEYLGVTIDTQLLAGLSNEMSDRLVGLRDEIHGIAGRPFNIDSTKQLAEVLFDERKLPVVKKTKTGRSTDAEVLDVLAEQTNDPIPKLILEYRELAKLKGTYVDALPEMISPKTGRIHPSFHQTGAVTGRLSCSDPNLQNIPIRTPLGARIRRAFVPGGKDEVLLKADYSQIELRVLAHFSRDSALAEAFREDRDIHAFVASQIEGVPIEEVTSEQRSSAKTVNFGIIYGQSAFGLARQTGMNVGQAKIFIDRYFERYPRIRGFLDECIDHAKRHGYVQTILGRRRPIPDISSRNQAARSAAERFAVNTVVQGSAADMIKRAMIAIDRRIREEKRPSKMIIQVHDELVFEVPAKRVEEEAAMISQEMSNAIELTVPIKVDVAWGPNWLDVK, encoded by the coding sequence ATGCCGCGAAAAACCCTCTACCTCATCGACGGTCACGCTCAAATCTACCGCGCCTATTACGCCCCGTTCCGCGCGCTGACTTCACCGACCGGGGAGCAGACGCGCGCCGTCCACGTTTTCCTGCAGATGCTCCTGGGCCTCTTGCGCGATCGAAAACCCGACTATCTGGCCATGACGATGGACGTCGCCGATGAGACCGTCTTTCGCGTGGACCTCGACGCGAGCTACAAAGGCAAACGCGAGCCGCCGCCGGAAGACCTCCCTCCCCAGATCGACCGCATCGTCTCCATTCTCCAGGCCATGAAGGTGCCGATCCTCCGCAAGGAGCGCTACGAGGCAGATGACATCCTGGCGACACTGTGCCGCAAATACGCAGCCGATTTCGACATCTACCTCGTAAGTCGCGACAAGGACCTCGATCAACTGCTCGGCGAGCATGTCTTCATGTTCGACCCCGGCAAGGATCGTGTGATCGACGTTGCCGCGATGATCGAAGAAAAGGGCTACGGCCCGGACAAGGCCGTCGAGGCCCAGATGCTCATCGGCGACAGCGTGGACAACATCATCGGCGTCCCCGGCGTCGGCCCCAAGAAGGCCGCCGACCTGCTGGACAAGTACGGCACCGTCGCCAACATCATCGCCCGCGCCGACGAATTGACCCCCAAGCTCAAGGAAAACATCCTCGCCTTCAGACCGCGCATGGAGGTCGTGCGACAACTCGTCACGCTCAAGGACGACGTCGAGTTCGAATTCGACCTCGCCGCCGCCGATGTCTCTCGCTTTGACGCCGCCGCCGCGACGCCCATCCTCGCCGAACTGGGCATGAATCGCATGATCGCCCGGGTGACGACCGGCGAAAGCGGTGACGATGCGCCCGCCGCAACGCCCAGTTCCGCACGATCCGCCGCCAAAAAGGAGGAGCCGCCCGAAGACGCCGGCCTGTTCGCCACCGTCGCCGAATCTTCCGGCAAGTATCAGCTCATCGACACTGAGAAGGCCCTGGCCGATCTCGCCGCGAAACTCGCCAGGCTCCCGGCATTCGCATTCGACACCGAGACGACCGGTCTCGTCCCGGCCGCCGCCGACCTCTGCGGCATCAGCATTGCCTTCGAGGCCGATCACGCCTACTACATCGCGGTGCGCGGCGTCGGCCGCCTCATCCCGCAGGATGTCGCCGTCCGCCACCTGAAGCCCATCTTTGAAAACGAACGCATCAAGAAGTGCGGCCAGAATCTCAAGTACGACATTGTCGTCCTCAAGGCCGCCGGTATCGAAGTCCACGGCGTCGATTTCGACTCAATGATCGCAAGCTTCATTCTCGACCCGTTGCGCGGCTCGCACGGCATCGACAAGCTCGCCGAGGAACTGCTCCACTACCGCAAGATCAAGACCCACGACCTTATCGGCAAAGGCAAGCATCAGACGACCTTTGATCAGGTGCCCACCAACCGCACCTGCGAATACGCCTGCGAAGATGCCGACATCGCCTGGCGACTTTGCAAGGTCCTTCGCGGGCAGATGACCGATCCCACGCTCACCTCGCTCTTCACCGATCTGGAACTGCCGCTCGTCGATGTCATCGCCCGAATGGAATACCTCGGCGTCACCATCGACACCCAGCTCCTTGCCGGGCTCTCCAACGAGATGTCCGATCGCCTGGTCGGCCTGCGCGATGAAATCCACGGCATCGCCGGCCGGCCCTTCAACATCGACTCCACCAAACAGCTCGCCGAAGTGCTCTTCGACGAGCGCAAGCTCCCCGTCGTCAAGAAAACCAAGACCGGCCGCTCCACCGACGCCGAAGTGCTCGATGTCCTCGCCGAACAGACCAACGACCCCATTCCTAAACTCATCCTCGAATACCGCGAACTCGCCAAGCTCAAGGGCACCTACGTCGATGCCCTGCCGGAGATGATCTCGCCGAAGACCGGCCGTATTCACCCGAGCTTCCACCAGACCGGCGCCGTCACTGGCCGCCTGTCGTGCAGTGACCCGAACCTGCAGAACATCCCCATTCGCACGCCGCTGGGGGCGCGTATCCGCCGCGCCTTTGTGCCCGGCGGAAAGGATGAAGTACTGCTCAAGGCCGACTACTCGCAGATCGAGCTGCGCGTGCTGGCCCATTTCAGCAGAGACTCCGCCCTGGCCGAGGCCTTTCGCGAGGACCGCGACATTCACGCCTTCGTCGCTTCGCAGATTGAAGGCGTGCCCATCGAGGAGGTCACCTCCGAGCAGCGCTCCAGCGCCAAGACCGTCAACTTCGGCATCATCTACGGCCAGTCCGCCTTCGGCCTCGCCCGGCAGACAGGCATGAACGTCGGCCAGGCGAAGATTTTCATCGACCGCTACTTCGAGCGCTACCCGAGGATTCGCGGCTTCCTCGATGAGTGCATTGATCACGCCAAGCGCCATGGCTACGTCCAGACCATCCTCGGCCGCCGCCGCCCCATCCCCGACATCTCCTCGCGCAACCAGGCCGCCCGCAGCGCCGCCGAGCGCTTCGCGGTGAACACGGTCGTGCAGGGCTCCGCCGCCGACATGATCAAACGGGCCATGATTGCCATCGACCGCCGCATCCGCGAGGAAAAGCGCCCGTCGAAGATGATCATCCAGGTCCACGACGAACTGGTCTTCGAAGTCCCGGCCAAGCGCGTCGAAGAAGAAGCGGCGATGATCTCGCAGGAAATGTCGAACGCGATTGAATTGACGGTTCCGATCAAGGTGGACGTCGCCTGGGGGCCGAATTGGCTGGATGTGAAATAG
- a CDS encoding aldo/keto reductase, giving the protein MKLRRLGNTGIQVSELCLGTMNFGMADWGVDEKTSLDVIAAYFDAGGNFIDTADVYSKGVSEEICAKGIKGRRDRVIVATKGHFPVVKKFGEPPEHENATGSSRRHLTIALHDSLRRLGTDYIDLYQVHCWDWHTPIEETLSTLNDFVRSGKVRYVGLSNFDSWQIAESRQLAMRWNWEPFVTAQMQYSLVCRDIETGVMPVCERYGIGILPWSPLGGGVLSGKYEGTGAGPKGSRFGDTPDEPNSWRRQFVNERNLKVVEAVKQIASAHRTTPIAVAINWVMNRPAVSSVIIGPKRVEQLTDNLAACELKLSGEELAKLDEASRPAPTYPHQFIMKTARNAGM; this is encoded by the coding sequence ATGAAGCTTCGACGACTCGGCAACACCGGCATTCAAGTCTCGGAACTCTGCCTTGGAACGATGAACTTCGGCATGGCCGACTGGGGCGTGGACGAAAAGACCAGCCTCGATGTCATCGCCGCCTATTTCGACGCCGGCGGGAACTTCATCGACACCGCCGACGTCTATTCCAAGGGCGTCAGCGAGGAAATCTGCGCCAAGGGCATCAAAGGCCGGCGCGATCGCGTCATCGTCGCCACCAAGGGCCACTTTCCCGTCGTGAAGAAGTTCGGCGAGCCACCGGAACACGAAAACGCCACCGGCTCCAGCCGCCGCCACCTGACCATCGCCCTGCACGACAGCCTGCGCCGCCTCGGCACCGACTACATCGATCTTTATCAGGTTCACTGCTGGGACTGGCACACGCCCATCGAAGAGACCCTCAGCACGCTGAACGACTTCGTTCGCAGCGGCAAGGTGCGCTACGTCGGCCTCTCTAATTTCGATTCGTGGCAGATCGCCGAGAGTCGGCAGCTCGCCATGCGCTGGAACTGGGAGCCCTTCGTCACTGCCCAGATGCAATACAGCCTCGTCTGCCGCGACATCGAGACCGGCGTCATGCCCGTCTGCGAGCGATATGGCATCGGCATTCTTCCGTGGAGTCCGCTGGGCGGCGGTGTCCTGTCCGGCAAGTACGAGGGAACCGGCGCCGGCCCCAAGGGCTCGCGTTTCGGCGACACGCCCGACGAGCCGAATTCCTGGCGTCGGCAATTCGTGAACGAGCGAAATCTAAAAGTCGTCGAAGCGGTCAAGCAAATCGCGTCGGCCCATCGCACGACGCCGATCGCGGTCGCCATTAACTGGGTGATGAATCGTCCCGCGGTCAGCAGCGTGATCATCGGCCCGAAGCGGGTTGAGCAATTGACGGACAATCTCGCGGCCTGCGAGTTGAAGCTAAGCGGCGAGGAGTTGGCGAAGCTCGACGAAGCGAGTCGCCCGGCGCCGACCTACCCGCACCAGTTCATCATGAAAACCGCGAGGAACGCGGGGATGTAA